A stretch of the Sulfurospirillum sp. UCH001 genome encodes the following:
- a CDS encoding DoxX family protein: MFYVEKKLAKYMTDERGKLLLRSSIAILMLFHGFKKLNYGISGVKALVLQAGLPEFLAYGVYMGELIIPFLLIAGLFTRFSALILSSTMGVAIYLGFTDKLLMLDAKTGGPLIELPLLYLLVSLSIVFLGAGKYSLDRKLHLT, encoded by the coding sequence GTGTTCTATGTAGAAAAAAAATTAGCCAAGTATATGACGGATGAAAGAGGTAAATTGCTGTTACGCTCTAGCATTGCTATCTTGATGCTTTTTCATGGATTTAAAAAATTAAATTATGGCATTAGTGGAGTCAAGGCATTGGTACTTCAAGCAGGGTTACCAGAGTTTTTAGCTTATGGCGTTTATATGGGAGAGCTTATTATCCCTTTTTTATTGATTGCTGGGCTTTTTACACGTTTCAGCGCACTCATCCTAAGCTCAACAATGGGTGTTGCCATCTATCTTGGCTTTACCGATAAACTTTTAATGTTAGATGCTAAAACAGGAGGTCCGTTAATCGAACTTCCATTACTCTACCTTTTAGTATCACTTAGTATTGTTTTTTTAGGTGCTGGAAAATACAGCTTAGATCGAAAATTACATCTTACATAA
- a CDS encoding AraC family transcriptional regulator, translating to MNTEVKIFHDMDPNSPNEEKNFFIGKIKHYAPPTGTPPPLPHRHPFYEIIFVTQGEGIMRIDFVDRPMQKGSLYLMLPSQIHLPIYTGEFQGFLLRFDLSIFADKAFMENLSIFNFDYLAVEEPTYSNLENLLLSLHDEFVTQQALKQCTINNLLKLFLIQVQRLLPEVVNETAQTTLFGAFNTLLEENNYKINTPIYYAKKLKISIKTLNQVVKEYTGIPCGEYVRSKTIIEAKRLLCYTNMNSNEIATTLGFEDAAYFSRFFKRETGYSPIHYRKHSA from the coding sequence ATGAACACTGAAGTTAAAATTTTTCATGATATGGACCCTAATAGTCCTAATGAAGAAAAGAATTTCTTCATTGGAAAAATAAAACATTATGCCCCACCAACAGGCACACCACCGCCACTTCCACATAGGCATCCTTTTTACGAAATTATTTTTGTTACACAGGGAGAAGGCATTATGAGAATCGACTTTGTCGATAGACCTATGCAAAAAGGTTCGTTATACTTGATGCTACCTTCCCAAATCCATCTGCCTATTTATACTGGAGAGTTCCAAGGATTTTTGCTCCGTTTTGATCTCTCTATTTTTGCGGATAAAGCCTTTATGGAAAATCTCTCTATTTTCAATTTCGATTATCTTGCCGTCGAAGAACCTACATATAGTAATTTGGAAAATTTGCTTTTAAGTCTGCACGATGAATTCGTTACACAGCAAGCACTCAAACAGTGCACGATCAACAATTTACTCAAACTCTTTTTAATCCAAGTTCAAAGATTATTGCCTGAGGTAGTGAATGAGACAGCGCAAACAACACTTTTTGGCGCCTTCAATACACTTTTAGAAGAAAATAATTATAAAATAAACACACCTATTTATTATGCTAAAAAACTAAAAATTTCTATTAAAACACTCAATCAGGTTGTCAAAGAGTATACGGGTATTCCTTGTGGTGAATATGTACGTTCTAAAACGATTATTGAAGCAAAAAGACTTTTATGCTATACCAATATGAACTCTAATGAAATTGCCACAACATTAGGATTTGAAGATGCCGCTTACTTTAGTCGCTTTTTTAAAAGAGAGACAGGATATTCACCTATTCATTACAGAAAACATTCCGCGTAA
- a CDS encoding sulfate ABC transporter substrate-binding protein, which produces MKSLKSSLFGLTIAVLALVAPFIHAADISLLNVSYDPTREFYKEYNQAFAKHWKEKKGDNITIRQSHGGSGAQARSVIDGLDADVVTLALAYDVDAIAEKAKAIDPNWQKRFTHNSAPYTSTIVFLVRKGNPKGIKDWDDLARSDIKVITPNPKTSGGARWNHLAAWGYGLEKYGSEEKAREFVSKIYANVPVLDSGARGATNTFVQRGLGDVLLAWENEAFLSINELGRDKFEIVVPSISILAEPSVSIVDKNVEKKGTKEVATAYLEYLYSKEGQRIAAKNYYRPTDPEITKESEATFPKLKLFTIDKVFNGWGEAQKKHFADGGEFDKIFASIKR; this is translated from the coding sequence ATGAAAAGTTTAAAATCAAGCCTCTTTGGATTAACCATAGCAGTTTTGGCGCTTGTAGCGCCTTTTATTCACGCAGCAGACATCTCTTTACTCAACGTCTCATACGACCCAACAAGAGAGTTCTATAAAGAGTACAACCAAGCATTTGCTAAACATTGGAAAGAAAAGAAAGGCGATAACATCACTATTCGTCAATCTCATGGAGGTTCAGGTGCTCAAGCCAGAAGTGTGATCGATGGATTGGATGCGGATGTCGTGACACTAGCCCTTGCGTATGATGTCGATGCCATTGCTGAAAAAGCAAAAGCAATTGATCCTAACTGGCAAAAACGCTTTACTCATAACAGTGCCCCGTATACTTCTACCATCGTCTTTCTTGTTCGTAAAGGTAACCCAAAAGGCATTAAAGACTGGGATGATTTAGCACGAAGCGACATTAAAGTCATTACTCCAAACCCTAAAACGTCAGGTGGTGCACGTTGGAATCATTTAGCAGCTTGGGGTTATGGACTTGAAAAATACGGTAGTGAAGAGAAAGCCAGAGAGTTTGTCTCTAAAATCTATGCGAATGTCCCCGTACTTGACTCAGGAGCTCGTGGAGCAACCAATACCTTTGTTCAACGTGGACTTGGTGACGTGCTACTGGCATGGGAAAATGAAGCCTTCCTGTCTATCAATGAACTAGGTCGTGATAAATTTGAAATTGTCGTTCCAAGTATTAGCATCCTAGCAGAACCTAGTGTCAGCATTGTCGATAAAAACGTAGAGAAAAAAGGAACCAAAGAGGTAGCTACTGCTTACTTAGAGTACCTTTACTCTAAAGAAGGTCAGAGAATTGCGGCGAAAAACTATTACCGTCCAACCGATCCTGAAATTACTAAAGAGAGTGAAGCAACATTCCCTAAACTTAAACTCTTTACCATTGATAAAGTCTTTAATGGTTGGGGCGAAGCTCAGAAGAAACACTTTGCTGATGGTGGCGAATTTGACAAAATCTTCGCTTCAATTAAGCGATGA
- a CDS encoding formate dehydrogenase subunit gamma, whose amino-acid sequence MKKYLVLLSSVFLSVSSLYAVSTGTYDDPLYGTAMLNAISHYPAFGEVFTFLQREWFWKGFLIALFLVPVAGGIHYRMIGPKVFSHDGKKIFAFSVLMRVMHNLAAISFLVIAPTGFIMAFGDFFGGGTFVRIAKNLHGLATPVFAITVLPMIIAWIRDMFPNSDDIKWMMIVGGYLSKEKRPVPAGKFNAGQKAWFWIAMPGGIVMILTGVLMFFLNKDLSSIATFLGMSQIDVLRVCAIVHNILGMVVATFFMVHVYMAAIAIKGAIHSMITGYKEEEEVAILHSSWYKQLKEEGKV is encoded by the coding sequence ATGAAAAAATACCTTGTGCTCTTAAGCAGCGTGTTTCTATCGGTCTCATCGTTATATGCTGTGAGTACAGGAACATATGATGATCCTTTGTATGGAACTGCAATGCTTAATGCCATTTCTCATTATCCTGCGTTTGGAGAGGTTTTTACCTTTCTCCAACGTGAATGGTTTTGGAAAGGGTTTTTGATTGCACTCTTTTTAGTTCCTGTCGCTGGTGGTATTCACTATAGGATGATTGGCCCTAAAGTCTTTTCGCATGATGGCAAAAAGATCTTTGCATTTAGCGTTTTAATGCGCGTTATGCATAATCTAGCAGCCATCTCTTTCTTAGTGATTGCTCCAACAGGCTTTATCATGGCATTTGGTGACTTCTTTGGTGGTGGCACATTTGTGCGCATTGCTAAAAACCTTCATGGTTTAGCGACACCTGTCTTTGCGATTACGGTTCTTCCGATGATTATCGCTTGGATACGTGATATGTTCCCAAACAGTGATGACATCAAATGGATGATGATCGTGGGTGGATATCTCTCAAAAGAGAAAAGACCTGTTCCTGCTGGTAAGTTTAATGCAGGACAAAAAGCATGGTTCTGGATTGCAATGCCTGGTGGTATTGTCATGATTCTCACGGGTGTTTTGATGTTCTTCTTAAACAAAGACCTTTCATCAATTGCTACTTTCTTAGGAATGAGTCAAATTGATGTTCTAAGAGTCTGCGCGATTGTCCACAATATCTTAGGAATGGTAGTAGCAACGTTCTTCATGGTACATGTCTACATGGCAGCCATTGCCATTAAAGGCGCTATTCATTCGATGATTACAGGGTACAAAGAGGAAGAGGAAGTGGCTATTCTTCATAGCTCTTGGTATAAACAGCTTAAAGAGGAGGGTAAGGTTTAA
- a CDS encoding formate dehydrogenase subunit alpha, giving the protein MSKSENPILSSSKIGRRSFLKMAALGSASFGAGNLLAKEENIRAATAEEVKNPFPGSKKVKTICSICSAGCGIVAEVQNGVWVRQEPAHDHPISEGSHCCKGTDQIDLTKSKQRIKYPMKKENGQWKRLTWEQAINEISSKMLKIREENGPDTLMMLGSAKFNNQQSYYFRKFAAFMGTNNIDHVARIUHSASVAGAANTWGYGAMTNHFGDVVANSKLIMMVGANSAVANPIGFKHFLQAKDRGAKLIVVDPIFTRSAAKADIYVRLRPGTDIAFAYGLLHVIFKNGWEDKDFIDHRTYAMDQIRAEAAKWTPEVASDVSGVPVAQILEVAELYAKTKPAAIAWSLGITQHSVGSSNTRVLPILALVTGNAGKPGGGCQIIRGHDNVQGATDMANLADSLPGYYGLDKAAWQYYAKTWGVSLEYLQNRFHPELDDKGERKWMHAKGFSLAKWWQGVLQEEKTTSSAPIRVLWVQGTGITSMSQQVKIKEAIDKLDMLVIAEPFVNEAAIITDRKDGVYILPVATQFECEGTLSATNRSAQWRSQVVEPLYESKADHEVMFEFAKKFGFYDEYVKGMKMRVEGGNVVQYKNDFVWPDDAVREIARTVKSIGLSGWTPERLRKHQANWHLFDPLTLKGRGEMEGEYYGLPWPCWDEKHPGSPVLYDVSKPVNEGGMGFRNRFGLEHNGVSQIADETVTLPGQKIKGGYPQLTKANIEKVLGITLSEEEKAQMGPSWAMDFSGLIQKYAREYGVCVYGNARARTIVWEFPDPVPVHREPIHSPRWDLVQKYPALPDQANNFRVATRYITEQTKQDWSKDFPTVMTSMRLVNLSGAGMLERTSKYLSSITPEMFANIHPDLASKYGIEDKGMMWIHAPQGTKIKVRAHYNRSVTPDRICMPYNFAGIMQGVDLSANYPEGTRPYTIGESSNTIVNYGFDPITQISEFNAGLCRVEKA; this is encoded by the coding sequence ATGAGTAAAAGCGAAAACCCAATACTCTCCTCTAGCAAAATAGGAAGACGTTCATTTTTAAAAATGGCGGCTCTTGGAAGTGCTAGTTTTGGAGCAGGGAATCTTCTTGCAAAAGAAGAAAATATAAGAGCTGCGACTGCGGAAGAGGTAAAAAACCCATTCCCAGGAAGTAAAAAAGTTAAAACCATCTGTTCGATTTGTTCAGCAGGTTGTGGTATTGTTGCAGAAGTGCAAAACGGTGTATGGGTAAGACAAGAACCAGCACATGACCATCCGATCAGTGAGGGTAGCCATTGTTGTAAAGGAACCGATCAAATCGATTTGACCAAGTCTAAACAACGTATCAAATATCCAATGAAAAAAGAAAACGGACAATGGAAACGTTTAACATGGGAGCAAGCGATTAATGAGATCTCTTCTAAAATGTTAAAAATCAGAGAAGAGAATGGTCCTGATACACTTATGATGTTAGGTTCAGCAAAATTCAATAATCAACAGTCTTACTACTTTAGAAAATTTGCCGCTTTTATGGGGACAAACAATATCGATCACGTAGCTAGAATCTGACATAGCGCTTCTGTTGCCGGTGCGGCAAATACATGGGGTTATGGTGCTATGACAAATCACTTTGGTGACGTTGTTGCAAATTCTAAGTTAATTATGATGGTCGGAGCCAACTCCGCAGTAGCCAATCCAATTGGATTTAAACATTTCTTACAAGCCAAAGATAGAGGCGCGAAGTTGATCGTCGTTGATCCTATCTTTACTAGAAGTGCTGCTAAAGCTGATATTTATGTTCGTCTACGCCCGGGCACAGATATTGCATTTGCATATGGCTTATTACATGTCATTTTCAAAAATGGTTGGGAAGATAAAGATTTTATTGATCATAGAACCTATGCAATGGATCAAATCAGAGCAGAAGCTGCGAAATGGACACCTGAAGTTGCTTCAGATGTTAGCGGTGTTCCTGTCGCTCAAATCCTTGAAGTTGCTGAGCTTTATGCAAAAACTAAACCTGCTGCTATTGCATGGTCACTTGGTATTACACAACACTCTGTTGGTAGTTCAAATACACGTGTGCTTCCAATCCTTGCTCTTGTTACAGGTAATGCAGGTAAACCAGGTGGCGGTTGTCAAATTATTCGTGGTCATGATAACGTTCAAGGTGCTACCGATATGGCAAACCTTGCAGATTCACTTCCTGGATACTACGGCTTGGATAAAGCGGCATGGCAATACTATGCAAAAACATGGGGTGTGAGTTTAGAGTATCTCCAAAATCGTTTCCATCCTGAACTTGATGATAAAGGTGAACGCAAATGGATGCACGCTAAAGGTTTCTCACTTGCTAAATGGTGGCAAGGTGTTCTTCAAGAGGAAAAAACAACCTCTTCTGCACCAATCCGTGTTCTTTGGGTACAAGGAACGGGAATTACCTCTATGTCTCAGCAAGTGAAAATCAAAGAAGCGATTGATAAACTCGATATGCTGGTTATTGCAGAGCCATTTGTGAATGAAGCAGCGATTATTACCGATAGAAAAGATGGTGTTTACATTCTTCCTGTTGCTACACAGTTTGAATGTGAAGGAACCCTCTCTGCGACCAATCGTTCAGCGCAATGGCGTTCACAAGTTGTTGAGCCACTGTATGAGAGTAAAGCGGATCATGAAGTCATGTTTGAATTCGCGAAAAAATTTGGTTTCTATGACGAGTACGTTAAGGGCATGAAAATGCGTGTTGAAGGCGGTAACGTTGTTCAGTACAAAAATGACTTTGTATGGCCAGATGATGCAGTTCGCGAAATCGCTCGTACGGTAAAAAGTATTGGTCTTTCAGGTTGGACACCAGAGCGTTTACGTAAACATCAAGCAAACTGGCATCTGTTTGATCCATTAACCCTTAAAGGTCGTGGTGAGATGGAAGGTGAATACTATGGACTTCCATGGCCATGTTGGGATGAAAAACATCCAGGTTCACCAGTTCTTTACGATGTCTCCAAACCAGTCAATGAAGGTGGTATGGGCTTTAGAAATCGTTTTGGACTAGAGCACAATGGTGTGAGCCAAATCGCCGATGAGACTGTAACATTACCAGGTCAAAAAATCAAAGGTGGTTACCCGCAACTCACTAAAGCAAATATTGAAAAAGTTCTTGGCATTACGCTCTCTGAAGAAGAGAAAGCGCAAATGGGACCAAGCTGGGCGATGGACTTTAGCGGACTTATTCAAAAATATGCACGTGAATACGGTGTGTGTGTTTACGGAAATGCAAGAGCGCGTACGATCGTTTGGGAATTCCCAGATCCAGTACCTGTTCATAGAGAGCCAATTCACTCGCCACGTTGGGATTTGGTACAAAAATACCCAGCATTGCCTGATCAAGCGAATAACTTTAGGGTTGCAACGCGCTACATCACGGAGCAAACAAAACAAGATTGGTCAAAAGATTTCCCAACCGTTATGACCAGTATGCGTTTGGTTAACTTAAGTGGTGCTGGTATGTTAGAGCGAACCAGTAAATACCTCTCAAGCATCACACCAGAGATGTTTGCCAATATTCACCCAGACTTGGCATCCAAGTATGGCATCGAAGATAAGGGCATGATGTGGATTCACGCACCTCAAGGCACAAAGATTAAGGTTAGAGCACACTACAACCGTAGCGTAACTCCTGATCGTATCTGTATGCCGTACAACTTTGCAGGTATTATGCAAGGTGTAGATTTGAGTGCAAACTATCCAGAAGGAACACGTCCGTATACCATTGGTGAGAGTTCAAATACGATTGTTAACTACGGATTTGACCCAATTACCCAAATTTCAGAGTTCAACGCGGGTTTATGTCGCGTAGAGAAAGCGTAA
- a CDS encoding molecular chaperone, which yields MNQEAINQARLLYYAFFAKILDFVEKEEAYADIETLLDIFSANPLDESTLEAFLSIKNHLKTEGFTALKQEYDDVFVSPESSFIPLSASYYDEGRDDGQKRVKAAGLVLRSKFRKNKPICNDSEDQILFLFRFMNKLIQAGVEGDVESLTLSREVFADVINDCIDEFIDHLSQHEQTFFYKNTAIILRAFIDFERLYLNVAPSQKVESAERVSAAIQRDRKPLTQRVRRNLDEIVL from the coding sequence ATGAACCAAGAAGCAATTAATCAAGCAAGGTTACTCTACTACGCTTTTTTTGCAAAGATATTGGATTTTGTTGAAAAAGAAGAAGCTTACGCTGATATTGAAACATTGTTAGATATTTTTAGTGCAAATCCTTTAGATGAAAGCACGCTAGAGGCATTTTTATCAATTAAAAACCATTTAAAAACAGAAGGTTTTACTGCTTTAAAACAGGAGTACGACGATGTCTTTGTCTCTCCTGAGAGCTCTTTTATTCCTCTCAGCGCGTCATATTACGACGAAGGCAGAGATGATGGTCAAAAAAGAGTCAAAGCTGCAGGATTAGTACTTCGTTCAAAATTTAGAAAAAATAAGCCTATCTGCAATGATTCAGAAGATCAAATCCTTTTTCTCTTCCGCTTTATGAATAAACTCATTCAAGCTGGCGTTGAGGGAGATGTTGAGAGCTTAACACTTTCACGTGAAGTTTTTGCGGATGTTATCAATGATTGTATCGATGAATTTATTGATCATCTCTCCCAACATGAACAAACATTCTTCTATAAAAATACTGCCATTATTTTAAGAGCATTTATTGATTTTGAAAGACTCTATTTAAACGTAGCTCCATCTCAAAAAGTGGAGAGTGCAGAGAGAGTTAGTGCTGCAATTCAACGAGATCGTAAGCCACTCACTCAACGAGTCAGACGAAATTTAGACGAAATTGTTTTGTAG
- the fdh3B gene encoding formate dehydrogenase FDH3 subunit beta — MENINSRLKFYCDTDRCIECFACVVSCQNAHELPVGVARRKVVTLNDGVEGKETSVSIACMHCSDAPCSQVCPVDCFYIREDGVVLHDKNKCIGCGYCLYACPFGAPQFPRDGVFGAKGAMDKCTMCAGGPLETNSEKERHTYGQNRIAEGKVPACAAMCATNALMIGTSEKVSELYRTRVLARGQSKEASNSYIWNLAYGKQGRKGLTQ, encoded by the coding sequence ATGGAAAATATCAATAGCAGATTAAAATTCTATTGTGATACCGATAGATGTATTGAGTGTTTTGCATGTGTGGTTTCGTGCCAAAATGCGCATGAACTCCCTGTTGGCGTAGCACGTCGTAAAGTCGTTACTCTTAATGATGGTGTTGAAGGCAAAGAGACTTCAGTTTCTATTGCATGTATGCACTGCTCTGATGCTCCATGTTCTCAAGTATGCCCTGTCGATTGTTTCTATATCAGAGAAGACGGTGTTGTTCTTCACGATAAAAACAAATGTATCGGTTGTGGCTACTGCTTGTATGCATGTCCATTTGGTGCTCCACAGTTCCCAAGAGATGGTGTTTTTGGTGCTAAAGGGGCGATGGATAAATGTACGATGTGTGCAGGTGGACCATTGGAGACTAACTCTGAAAAAGAACGCCATACTTATGGTCAAAATAGAATTGCTGAGGGAAAAGTACCTGCATGTGCGGCAATGTGTGCAACCAATGCGCTTATGATTGGAACATCTGAGAAAGTTTCTGAGCTATATCGCACCAGAGTATTGGCACGTGGTCAGAGCAAAGAAGCGAGTAATTCATATATTTGGAACCTTGCCTATGGTAAACAAGGTAGAAAAGGGCTAACACAATGA
- a CDS encoding twin-arginine translocation signal domain-containing protein: MQENRRDFLKKALGTTAVVATAGTSVALASAKSDAKGSNGVVYGKSPKKEIVYKETKEWELYYKRTY, translated from the coding sequence ATGCAAGAAAACAGAAGGGACTTTTTGAAAAAAGCCCTTGGAACAACCGCTGTTGTAGCAACAGCTGGAACGAGCGTGGCTTTAGCAAGTGCTAAAAGCGATGCAAAAGGCAGTAACGGTGTCGTTTATGGCAAATCTCCAAAAAAAGAGATTGTCTATAAAGAGACAAAAGAATGGGAACTCTACTATAAGAGAACCTATTAA
- a CDS encoding YceI family protein — protein sequence MKKLICSLLLLSGLVYAENVEIHGTSTLHDWKMVSNETQTVFENDGSKITKLNVSVQIKTLKSGDSGLDEKAYETLKIDRNNVITFKLLEADLAAGTIKGVFKVLDKERTETLKPEVLTLDRVAGNFKVKMTEFGLEVPSVMFGAIKSGDEVTVKYDIKK from the coding sequence GTGAAAAAATTGATTTGTAGCCTTTTGCTTTTATCAGGCTTAGTTTACGCTGAAAATGTTGAAATTCATGGAACATCAACACTCCATGATTGGAAAATGGTATCAAACGAAACACAAACTGTTTTCGAAAATGATGGTTCAAAAATTACAAAATTGAACGTTTCAGTTCAAATTAAAACACTTAAAAGTGGTGATTCAGGCTTAGATGAGAAAGCCTATGAGACACTTAAAATTGATAGAAACAATGTTATCACCTTCAAACTTCTTGAAGCAGATTTAGCAGCTGGAACTATCAAGGGTGTTTTCAAAGTTCTTGATAAAGAGCGAACAGAAACTTTAAAACCAGAAGTACTAACACTTGATCGTGTTGCTGGTAATTTTAAAGTCAAAATGACTGAATTTGGACTTGAAGTTCCTTCTGTTATGTTTGGTGCTATCAAATCAGGTGATGAAGTAACTGTTAAGTACGACATCAAAAAATAA
- a CDS encoding helix-turn-helix domain-containing protein produces the protein MTAPFFNFAKETFRIEKIDFYPPIPRHKHSCYELFFIVGGSGTFYIDCQSYDIQKNTLFLVSPERIHGWERTNNLQAYLIKFDLSIFPENSFSDHLSIFHLDTVQVQENEFKSIENILATLLEEYQATRSFKECTILNLLNILLIYVKRTLPAVPSSFTTNTLFLQLNDLMQQNNYQLTPTTYYAKKLKTSVKLLNQAIKEITGLNSSDYIRSKTILEAKRLLKYDTMTCNEIADHLGFVDPAYFSRFFKREVGIAAKHFRTATDEKYNF, from the coding sequence ATGACAGCACCTTTTTTCAATTTTGCCAAAGAGACGTTTAGAATCGAAAAAATAGATTTTTATCCGCCTATTCCAAGGCATAAACACTCTTGTTATGAGCTATTCTTTATCGTGGGTGGTTCAGGAACATTTTACATTGATTGTCAAAGCTACGATATTCAAAAAAATACACTTTTTCTCGTCTCTCCAGAACGCATTCATGGATGGGAAAGAACCAATAATCTCCAAGCTTACTTGATAAAATTTGATCTTTCCATCTTTCCAGAGAACTCATTTAGTGATCACTTATCTATTTTCCATTTAGACACTGTTCAAGTTCAAGAAAATGAATTTAAATCGATAGAAAATATTTTAGCTACTCTTTTAGAAGAGTACCAAGCAACACGTTCTTTTAAAGAATGTACCATTTTAAATTTGCTCAATATTTTACTTATCTATGTAAAAAGAACACTTCCTGCTGTGCCATCATCTTTTACAACTAACACACTTTTTCTACAACTTAATGATCTTATGCAACAAAATAATTATCAACTTACACCAACGACCTATTATGCGAAAAAATTAAAAACGAGTGTCAAACTACTCAACCAAGCTATTAAAGAAATTACAGGACTTAACAGCAGTGATTACATTCGTTCAAAAACTATTTTAGAGGCGAAAAGACTTCTAAAATATGACACCATGACATGCAATGAAATTGCCGATCATCTCGGATTTGTAGACCCTGCATACTTTAGTCGATTCTTTAAAAGAGAAGTTGGAATTGCTGCGAAACACTTTCGAACTGCAACGGACGAAAAGTACAATTTTTAA
- the crcB gene encoding fluoride efflux transporter CrcB, protein MLYTILAIFSGAGFGALLRFFLGTKLNALYPTIPLGTLSANLIGGYLIGLFIAFFASNTALAPEWRLFIITGFLGGLTTFSTFSAEIVTLIQEGRISMSLVAVFLHVIGSIVMTLLGIASYTLLQKGSL, encoded by the coding sequence ATGCTTTATACCATTTTGGCTATTTTTTCAGGTGCTGGTTTTGGTGCTCTTTTGCGTTTCTTTTTAGGTACAAAACTCAATGCACTTTATCCTACTATTCCACTAGGAACCTTGAGTGCTAATCTCATTGGGGGTTATCTCATCGGATTATTTATCGCTTTTTTTGCTTCAAATACCGCTCTTGCGCCCGAATGGCGCTTGTTCATCATCACAGGATTTTTAGGTGGACTCACTACGTTTAGTACGTTTAGTGCGGAGATCGTCACCCTCATTCAGGAAGGGCGCATCAGCATGAGTCTTGTGGCTGTTTTTTTACATGTTATAGGCTCTATCGTCATGACACTGCTTGGCATTGCCAGTTACACCCTACTTCAAAAAGGATCATTATGA
- a CDS encoding DUF190 domain-containing protein: MKGFQLVFSTLQSRKHPNGERLSHWLVEVAEKIGIKGVTILQATQGIGRDGKLHSSTFFELADEPLEIIMNVDEKECEKLFALLSEKKLGLFYTKTAIEYGTI, encoded by the coding sequence ATGAAAGGTTTTCAACTTGTATTTTCAACCTTACAAAGCCGCAAGCATCCTAATGGCGAGCGACTTAGCCACTGGCTTGTTGAAGTTGCTGAAAAAATCGGCATTAAAGGTGTGACTATCCTACAGGCAACTCAAGGTATCGGACGAGATGGTAAATTGCACTCTTCCACCTTCTTTGAACTGGCAGATGAACCACTTGAGATCATTATGAATGTAGATGAAAAAGAGTGCGAGAAGCTTTTTGCGCTTTTAAGTGAAAAAAAACTAGGGCTTTTTTATACCAAAACTGCCATTGAGTACGGTACTATTTAA